In the genome of Cupriavidus taiwanensis, one region contains:
- a CDS encoding response regulator transcription factor — MNATPVIAIVDDDAAVRQAMGRLLRAFDLAVELYPGAAELLASPSLDGIDCVIADVQMPGMNGFALSAALRARGLRMPVIFMTAFDKQGYEARAQAAGAACFIGKPFEDTEIIRCIERALGLPGHTR, encoded by the coding sequence GTGAATGCCACGCCCGTGATTGCCATCGTCGACGACGACGCCGCCGTGCGGCAGGCCATGGGGCGGCTGCTGCGCGCCTTCGACCTGGCCGTGGAGCTCTACCCCGGCGCGGCGGAGCTGCTGGCGTCGCCATCGCTCGACGGCATCGACTGCGTGATCGCGGACGTGCAGATGCCGGGCATGAACGGCTTCGCGCTCAGCGCCGCGCTGCGCGCGCGCGGCCTGCGCATGCCGGTGATCTTCATGACGGCCTTCGACAAGCAGGGCTATGAAGCGCGCGCGCAGGCGGCGGGGGCGGCGTGCTTTATCGGCAAGCCGTTCGAGGATACCGAGATCATCCGGTGTATCGAGCGCGCGCTGGGGCTGCCGGGCCACACGCGGTAG
- the yddG gene encoding aromatic amino acid DMT transporter YddG translates to MQRKQATLVGLVAVLLWSSIVGLIRGVSESFGATGGAALMYTVASVLLWVSVGHVRLRALPRAYLVWGSVLFVSYELCLSLSIGYANSGRQAIEVAMVNYLWPSFTLLAAILFNRQRAGWLIVPGLLVAILGICQVLGGDQGLDVAGMAANVRDNPLSYGLAFAGAVIWAGYCTVTARIAQGKNAVTLFFMLTALALWAKYLFTGGEAMAFSVAGVVYLALAACAMGFGYAAWNVGILHGNVTVLAGASYFIPVLSAALAAALLHAPLSFAFWKGAAMVVAGSILCWLATHGRGERAATAAGSSQAT, encoded by the coding sequence ATGCAAAGAAAACAGGCAACGCTGGTCGGGCTCGTCGCGGTGCTCCTGTGGAGCTCGATTGTCGGCCTGATCCGCGGCGTCAGCGAGAGCTTCGGCGCGACGGGCGGTGCCGCGCTGATGTACACGGTTGCCTCGGTGCTGCTGTGGGTCTCGGTGGGCCACGTCCGGCTGCGGGCATTGCCCCGCGCCTACCTGGTCTGGGGCAGCGTGCTGTTCGTGTCGTACGAGCTGTGCCTGTCGCTATCGATCGGCTACGCCAACAGCGGCAGGCAGGCGATCGAAGTGGCCATGGTCAACTACCTGTGGCCCAGCTTCACCTTGCTGGCCGCCATCCTGTTCAACCGGCAGCGGGCCGGCTGGCTGATCGTGCCGGGTTTGCTGGTGGCTATCCTGGGGATCTGCCAGGTACTGGGCGGCGATCAGGGACTGGATGTGGCGGGCATGGCGGCCAACGTGCGCGACAACCCGCTCAGCTACGGACTGGCCTTCGCGGGCGCGGTCATCTGGGCCGGCTATTGCACCGTCACGGCCCGCATCGCCCAGGGCAAGAACGCCGTCACGCTGTTCTTCATGCTGACCGCGCTCGCGTTGTGGGCCAAGTACCTGTTCACCGGCGGCGAAGCGATGGCGTTCAGCGTTGCGGGCGTGGTCTACCTGGCCCTGGCTGCCTGCGCGATGGGCTTCGGTTATGCGGCGTGGAACGTCGGCATCCTGCACGGCAACGTGACCGTGCTCGCCGGTGCATCGTATTTCATTCCGGTGCTGTCGGCCGCCCTGGCCGCGGCGCTGCTGCATGCGCCGCTGTCCTTCGCGTTCTGGAAGGGGGCGGCGATGGTGGTCGCGGGGTCCATCCTTTGCTGGCTCGCCACGCACGGCAGGGGCGAGCGCGCCGCGACAGCCGCCGGGTCCAGCCAGGCGACATAG
- a CDS encoding acetolactate synthase large subunit gives MNGAESLVKTLLANGVDTCFANPGTSEMHFVAALDRIPGMRCVLGLFEGVVTGAADGYARMAGKPAATLLHCGPGLANGLANLHNARRAQTPVVNLVGDQATYHRPLDAPLTADTEGWARPVSVWTRTATRAASVGADASAAVQAACAAPGGVASLILPSDVCWDAGGVVAAPLPALPVPRVSPDAVQQAARVLRSGQPTLIVLAGSALREAPLADAHRIAAATGARLISPMSNARVARGRGRLAVDRVPYSGDAARDKLAGIRNVILVGAPAPVTFFAYPGKSPRPYPEDAAVHVLARPEEDLAEALARLADELGARQAPLPAAAAPAPVEPARGAVTSEAVARTLTALLPEQAIVVEESVSFGRAFYPGTVHAAPHDWLQLTGGAIGAGLPLALGAAVAAPGRRVVALQADGSAMYTLQSLWTMAREQLDVTVVVLANRKYAILLGELAGVGANPGKTALDMLDIGNPDLDWVKLAGGMGVEGAQATDMERFADLFRMANARKGPFVIELVI, from the coding sequence ATGAACGGCGCCGAGAGCCTGGTCAAGACCCTGCTGGCCAATGGCGTGGATACCTGCTTTGCCAACCCCGGCACCAGCGAGATGCATTTCGTCGCGGCGCTGGACCGCATTCCCGGCATGCGCTGCGTGCTGGGGCTGTTCGAGGGCGTGGTCACCGGCGCGGCCGACGGCTACGCGCGCATGGCCGGCAAGCCCGCCGCCACGCTGCTGCATTGCGGGCCCGGGCTGGCCAACGGGCTGGCCAACCTGCACAACGCGCGCCGCGCGCAGACGCCGGTGGTCAACCTCGTCGGCGACCAGGCCACCTATCACCGGCCGCTGGACGCGCCGCTCACCGCCGATACCGAAGGCTGGGCCCGGCCGGTCTCGGTGTGGACGCGCACCGCCACGCGGGCGGCGTCGGTGGGGGCCGATGCCTCGGCCGCGGTGCAGGCTGCCTGCGCCGCGCCGGGCGGCGTCGCCAGCCTGATCCTGCCGTCCGACGTGTGCTGGGATGCGGGCGGCGTGGTGGCGGCACCGTTGCCGGCGCTGCCGGTGCCCAGGGTCTCGCCGGACGCCGTGCAGCAGGCTGCGCGCGTGCTGCGCTCGGGCCAGCCGACGCTGATCGTGCTGGCCGGCAGCGCGCTGCGCGAGGCGCCGCTGGCGGACGCGCACCGCATTGCCGCCGCCACCGGCGCGCGGCTGATTTCGCCCATGTCCAATGCGCGCGTGGCGCGCGGGCGCGGGCGCCTGGCGGTGGACCGCGTGCCGTATTCCGGCGATGCCGCGCGCGACAAGCTGGCCGGCATCCGCAACGTGATCCTGGTCGGCGCGCCGGCACCGGTGACGTTCTTCGCCTACCCGGGCAAGTCGCCGCGCCCGTATCCGGAGGACGCCGCGGTGCATGTGCTGGCGCGCCCGGAAGAAGACCTGGCCGAAGCGCTGGCGCGGCTGGCCGATGAACTCGGCGCGCGCCAGGCGCCGCTGCCCGCCGCCGCCGCGCCCGCTCCGGTGGAGCCCGCGCGCGGCGCGGTCACCTCCGAGGCGGTGGCGCGCACGCTCACCGCGCTGCTGCCCGAGCAGGCCATCGTGGTGGAAGAGAGCGTCAGCTTCGGCCGTGCGTTCTATCCCGGCACGGTGCACGCGGCACCGCACGACTGGCTGCAGCTGACCGGTGGCGCCATCGGCGCTGGCCTGCCGCTGGCGCTCGGCGCGGCCGTCGCGGCGCCCGGCCGGCGCGTGGTGGCGCTGCAGGCCGACGGTTCGGCCATGTACACCCTGCAATCGCTGTGGACCATGGCGCGCGAGCAGCTCGACGTGACCGTGGTGGTGCTGGCCAACCGCAAGTACGCCATCCTGCTGGGCGAACTGGCCGGCGTCGGCGCCAACCCGGGCAAGACCGCGCTGGACATGCTCGACATCGGCAACCCGGACCTGGACTGGGTCAAGCTCGCCGGCGGCATGGGCGTGGAAGGCGCGCAGGCCACCGACATGGAGCGCTTTGCCGACCTGTTCCGCATGGCCAATGCGCGCAAGGGGCCGTTCGTGATCGAGCTGGTGATCTAG
- a CDS encoding GntR family transcriptional regulator has translation MPEPLSSELLSRSRQPVYLQLATIFRRQIESGAWRQGARIPSLEQLCRQYGVARMTMHHALSMLDEEGLLERARGRGTFVKAPCQARRQVSLSTSWDEAVAVGAQLDTEAMVESAGKVPLPEDLGMPCSGARAPAYHFLRRLHRLDGSPFAVGEVYIDADVFARDPEAFRHGASVPVLDRFPGLSVSTARQRLSIVAAGAESAAALALAVGAPVAELRRFACVPSATAAGAERIVYFARIEFPTEFVCLDFDLLAARPHPA, from the coding sequence ATGCCGGAACCTCTTTCCAGCGAACTGCTGTCCCGCAGCCGCCAGCCGGTCTACCTGCAGCTGGCCACCATCTTTCGCCGCCAGATCGAAAGCGGCGCGTGGCGCCAGGGGGCGCGCATCCCGTCGCTGGAGCAGCTGTGCCGCCAGTACGGCGTGGCGCGCATGACCATGCACCATGCGCTGTCGATGCTCGACGAAGAAGGGCTGCTGGAGCGCGCGCGCGGGCGCGGCACCTTCGTCAAGGCGCCGTGCCAGGCGCGGCGTCAGGTGTCGCTGTCGACCAGCTGGGACGAGGCCGTCGCCGTCGGCGCGCAGCTCGACACCGAAGCCATGGTCGAGTCGGCCGGCAAGGTGCCGCTGCCCGAGGATCTGGGCATGCCCTGCAGCGGCGCACGCGCACCGGCCTACCACTTCCTGCGCCGGCTGCACCGCCTCGACGGAAGCCCCTTCGCCGTGGGCGAGGTCTATATCGACGCGGATGTGTTCGCGCGCGACCCCGAGGCCTTCCGCCACGGCGCGTCGGTGCCGGTGCTCGACCGCTTTCCCGGCCTGTCGGTCAGCACGGCGCGGCAGCGGCTGTCGATCGTCGCGGCCGGCGCCGAATCGGCGGCCGCGCTGGCGCTGGCGGTGGGTGCGCCGGTGGCCGAGCTGCGCCGCTTTGCCTGCGTGCCGTCGGCCACCGCGGCGGGCGCCGAGCGCATCGTCTATTTCGCCCGCATTGAATTCCCGACCGAGTTCGTCTGCCTGGATTTCGACCTGCTGGCCGCGCGCCCGCATCCGGCATGA
- a CDS encoding DUF4123 domain-containing protein, translating into MYFAVESRDPETWLDGLLPRIASTEGLHWSALVDGAFDHGAGPFAAPIPRHPLYAESDALRDLLSASPYLLPLDTLAGKERHAMISALGRHCQGRPMLSFVASWESPERLAQLWQPCLQPVVEGDDTRFLLRFADTRVLSALPVALGPAAWSHLTAPVAQWHLVNRDGLIETLPLGGHRTEPEAHRSGPLKLTQDELDRMVDAAMPDALLDALYRQAPGILAATERVHSHRRVAQAFALARQHRVEAMPDMLLLASYALASGEAGLQSPGLQQRLRESHQSPEALREYLFAEARW; encoded by the coding sequence GTGTACTTCGCAGTCGAATCCCGAGATCCCGAGACGTGGCTTGATGGCCTGTTGCCACGCATTGCCAGTACCGAGGGCCTGCACTGGTCTGCCCTTGTCGATGGCGCGTTCGACCACGGCGCGGGCCCCTTCGCGGCACCTATCCCGCGCCATCCTTTATACGCGGAGAGCGACGCGCTGCGCGACTTGCTGTCCGCCTCTCCTTACCTGTTGCCGTTGGACACGCTGGCTGGCAAGGAACGGCACGCCATGATCTCGGCGCTGGGCAGGCATTGCCAGGGCAGGCCGATGCTGAGCTTCGTGGCGTCATGGGAATCCCCGGAGCGCCTGGCGCAGCTGTGGCAGCCTTGCCTGCAGCCGGTAGTCGAGGGCGATGACACTCGTTTCCTGCTGCGCTTCGCCGATACACGCGTGCTTTCCGCTCTGCCTGTTGCCCTTGGTCCAGCCGCGTGGTCGCATCTGACAGCCCCTGTCGCGCAGTGGCACCTTGTGAATCGCGATGGCCTGATCGAAACTCTGCCGCTTGGCGGGCACCGGACCGAACCCGAAGCACATCGATCCGGGCCGCTTAAGCTCACCCAGGATGAACTCGACCGGATGGTGGACGCAGCGATGCCGGATGCCTTGCTGGACGCGCTGTACCGGCAAGCTCCTGGCATCCTGGCCGCGACTGAACGAGTGCACTCACATCGGCGCGTCGCTCAGGCCTTCGCGCTGGCCAGGCAGCATCGCGTTGAGGCGATGCCGGACATGCTCCTGCTGGCTTCGTATGCCTTGGCATCGGGAGAGGCCGGCCTGCAGTCGCCC